From one Suricata suricatta isolate VVHF042 chromosome 8, meerkat_22Aug2017_6uvM2_HiC, whole genome shotgun sequence genomic stretch:
- the MOB3C gene encoding MOB kinase activator 3C, which translates to MALCLKQVFAKDKTFRPRKRFEPGTQRFELYKKAQASLKSGLDLRTVVRLPPGENIDDWIAVHVVDFFNRINLIYGTMAERCSETSCPVMAGGPRYEYRWQDERQYRRPAKLSAPRYMALLMDWIEGLINDEDVFPTRVGVPFPKNFQQVCTKILTRLFRVFVHVYIHHFDSILSMGAEAHVNTCYKHFYYFIREFSLVDQRELEPLREMTERICH; encoded by the exons ATGGCGCTGTGCCTGAAGCAGGTGTTCGCCAAGGACAAGACATTCCGGCCTCGGAAGCGCTTTGAGCCAGGCACACAGCGCTTTGAGCTGTATAAGAAGGCGCAGGCATCACTCAAGTCAGGCCTGGACCTGCGCACTGTGGTGAGGCTGCCCCCAGGAGAGAACATCGACGACTGGATCGCCGTGCACGTGGTGGACTTCTTCAATCGCATCAACCTCATCTATGGCACCATGGCTGAGCGCTGCAGCGAGACCAGTTGCCCAGTCATGGCCGGAGGGCCCCGCTATGAGTACCGCTGGCAGGACGAGCGCCAGTACAGGCGGCCCGCCAAGCTCTCGGCACCGCGATACATGGCCTTGCTCATGGACTGGATCGAGGGCCTCATCAATGACGAGGACGTCTTTCCCACTCGTGTTG GAGTTCCCTTCCCCAAGAACTTCCAGCAGGTCTGCACCAAGATCCTGACCCGCCTCTTCCGTGTCTTTGTCCACGTCTACATCCACCACTTTGACAGCATCCTCAGCATGGGGGCCGAGGCACACGTCAACACCTGCTATAAACACTTCTACTATTTCATCCGTGAATTTAGCCTGGTGGACCAGCGGGAGCTGGAGCCACTG AGGGAGATGACAGAGCGGATCTGTCACTGA